Genomic window (Roseivirga sp. 4D4):
GGCAACGGCTGATACTAAAGCTTTTGGTGCCGGTTTCCCTTTCCTTAAAAGCGGTAATGTGGCAATGCAAGTGATGGCCATTTACACGGCTGTTGAGGAGGAGAGCTCCAGGAATGGAGTTGCTCAGTCGGAGATTTATAAGGGTTTGCTGGAAGACTATTCGGCAGATGTTTATCAAGCAGACCCCAGCTTTAATTCCTCAAACGAAGGTATTGGGATTGTAGCATCCCTCGAGAGCGCTTCGGGTATCTGCAATGAGGAAGAACCATTGGAGAATGCTTTCGAAAACCTTGAGACCATAATTTCCAATGTTGGAAGGCTTTTCTATATCAGCTTTACTCATCATGCGGAGAATAGGTTTGGAGGAGGAAATTATGCTAAAGCTGGATTGAAGCCTGATGGAGAGGCCTTATTGGATTATATGGATGGAAGAGAAATTGCTGTTGATTTGTCTCACACCTCTGACGCACTGGCACATGATATCCTAGATTATACCTACAAAAAAGGACTTAAGGTACCTGTAATTGCCAGTCACTCCAATTTCCGACAAGTATGGGATCACCCAAGGAATTTGACCAAAGCAAACGCACAAGAAATTATCGATCGAGGAGGGCTTATTGGTATCAATTTCCTTCGTGCATTTTTGAATGATAACGATCCGAATGCACTGATCGAACATGTAAAATATGGTGTGGGATTGAAAGGCGGAGATAAGGCTATTGCTTTTGGCGCAGATTTCTTTTACACGGGAGATCACCCG
Coding sequences:
- a CDS encoding dipeptidase, which produces MVLTFRLTEVEQGVFSMQNYPIIDLHCDLLVYLLMNREATADTKAFGAGFPFLKSGNVAMQVMAIYTAVEEESSRNGVAQSEIYKGLLEDYSADVYQADPSFNSSNEGIGIVASLESASGICNEEEPLENAFENLETIISNVGRLFYISFTHHAENRFGGGNYAKAGLKPDGEALLDYMDGREIAVDLSHTSDALAHDILDYTYKKGLKVPVIASHSNFRQVWDHPRNLTKANAQEIIDRGGLIGINFLRAFLNDNDPNALIEHVKYGVGLKGGDKAIAFGADFFYTGDHPDKSRIPFYFPKHEDATKYQGILKELSSSVTDEELAGIAHANVERFIASNWK